A stretch of the Vitis vinifera cultivar Pinot Noir 40024 chromosome 16, ASM3070453v1 genome encodes the following:
- the LOC100258962 gene encoding rust resistance kinase Lr10: MSAPLKIVVLLHFFLLVVEIDAENGLSQDQCTVPAKCSPQGPPIRFPFRLKGHPKNCGCPGFELSCTGTTNQTMLELPFPAKLPVEEINYTTREIRVHYKDSCLPRQLTRSLADSPFKLMDLDLVDDQYYTFFSCSLNKSESYDLTPYTCHIFGGSTVYGVSSDDDLGDLDLYSCQRIDNVIVQSNVENSFHVKWANTICGDCEAEGGKCRPKSNSMKHETECIHKHRKPEKDAPRIPELVAGIILGFLFLGSIAFALYHVYSLDKSQRENRKKIEKFLEDYRALKPSRYSYADMKKITHQFKDKLGQGAYGTVYKGKLSNEVFVAVKILNDSKGNGDEFINEVATMGTIHHVHVVRLVGFCADRFKRALIYEFLPNESLEKFIFPKNGKNHSLGWLKLQDIALGIAKGIEYLHQGCDKRILHFDIKPHNILLDHNFTPKISDFGLAKLCSKEQSVVSMTTARGTIGYIAPEVLSRNFGNITYKSDVYSFGMLLLEMVGGRKNIDVTMEKTGQVYFPEWVYNHLDQGEELHIRIEEEGDAKIAKKLTIVGLWCIQWYPIDRPSMKAVVQMLEREDNLIMPPNPFTATDRIMVKDRMRINTSKPPRPLPEKELEVITELE; encoded by the exons ATGAGTGCTCCCTTGAAAATTGTTGtccttttacattttttcttgCTTGTCGTTGAAATTGATGCAGAGAATGGATTGAGCCAAGATCAGTGCACGGTACCAGCTAAATGCAGCCCTCAGGGTCCGCCCATTCGGTTCCCATTCAGGCTTAAAGGCCATCCAAAGAACTGCGGATGTCCGGGGTTTGAGTTGTCATGCACCGGAACTACTAATCAGACCATGCTAGAGCTGCCATTTCCAGCAAAGCTCCCGGTGGAGGAGATAAATTACACAACTCGAGAAATTCGCGTCCACTATAAGGATTCTTGCCTTCCCCGACAGCTTACGCGCAGTTTAGCTGACTCTCCCTTCAAATTAATGGATTTGGACCTTGTTGATGATCAGTACTACACCTTCTTCAGTTGTTCATTAAACAAATCAGAATCATATGATCTGACACCCTATACTTGCCATATTTTTGGTGGTAGCACAGTTTATGGTGTGAGTTCCGATGATGATCTTGGTGACTTGGATCTATACTCATGCCAGAGGATCGACAATGTTATAGTACAAAGTAATGTGGAAAATTCCTTTCATGTGAAGTGGGCAAACACAATATGTGGAGACTGCGAAGCAGAAGGTGGGAAATGCAGGCCCAAGAGTAATAGCATGAAACATGAAACAGAATGCATCCACAAACACCGCAAACCAGAAAAAG ATGCACCAAGAATACCGGAGCTGGTTGCAG GAATAATCCttggtttcctttttcttgggTCAATAGCATTTGCACTCTACCATGTTTATAGCTTAGACAAATCacaaagagaaaatagaaagaagatcgaaaagtttttggaagATTATAGAGCTCTCAAGCCCTCGAGGTACTCGTACGCTGATATGAAGAAGATCACCCACCAGTTCAAGGATAAACTAGGCCAAGGAGCTTATGGAACTGTGTATAAAGGAAAGCTTtcaaatgaagtttttgttgcGGTAAAGATTCTCAATGACTCTAAGGGAAATGGGGATGAGTTTATCAATGAAGTGGCAACAATGGGCACAATCCACCATGTCCACGTGGTTCGCTTAGTTGGGTTTTGTGCAGATAGATTTAAACGAGCTCTCATCTATGAGTTCTTACCGAATGAGTCTCTAGAGAAGTTCATATTTCCAAAAAATGGGAAGAATCATTCACTTggttggttgaagcttcaagatattGCTTTAGGCATAGCCAAAGGAATTGAGTATCTTCACCAAGGATGTGATAAAAGAATTCTCCATTTTGATATTAAACCTCATAATATTTTGCTAGATCACAACTTTACTCCTAAGATCTCTGATTTTGGTCTAGCCAAATTGTGTTCCAAAGAGCAGAGTGTAGTTTCTATGACTACAGCTAGAGGGACGATTGGCTATATTGCACCAGAAGTGTTATCTAGGAATTTTGGGAATATAACCTATAAATCAGATGTTTATAGCTTTGGAATGTTGTTACTTGAAATGGTTGGaggaagaaaaaatattgatgtTACAATGGAGAAAACTGGACAAGTATATTTTCCAGAATGGGTCTACAATCATTTAGATCAAGGGGAAGAGTTACATATCCGAATCGAGGAAGAAGGAGATGCTAAAATAGCAAAGAAACTAACAATTGTGGGACTTTGGTGCATTCAATGGTACCCAATAGATCGTCCTTCAATGAAAGCTGTAGTTCAAATGTTGGAAAGAGAAGACAATTTAATCATGCCTCCTAATCCTTTTACTGCTACAGATCGAATTATGGTCAAAGATCGAATGAGAATAAATACAAGCAAGCCACCAAGACCTCTTCCTGAAAAAGAGTTGGAAGTTATCACAGAATTAGAGTGA
- the LOC100253816 gene encoding putative cysteine-rich receptor-like protein kinase 39 isoform X2: MMMRETKLVALGLLLLHFYFFSICASTENQACNSSCGDIPIRYPFRLKHDPSSCRRIPDPGFELVCENNHTILYGKYYVTQINYHSRTVRIVTPGVRKGHCFSYPRYSLRYSEISCPYDTPREFNSVVFMNCTRPINAHNYIQITPCDSNNGSSFSSETYAYALVGDSLKVRDNIQYSCTIGLTVITQIRKGVSEPRNRSMSNLQENLLMGLELSYSPVNCSDASLHEQVGQKILGFLVFAYNILLYLLGNLWSLFDGHGLYHPIIEAPIEVYYSYYPYRSYYFDPDVLEKGRWILHNIEITIGGRSALGILCLIAYLIYKFRRRHLSLDDSIEEFLQKHKNLQPIRYSYSEIKKMTDNFKTSLGKGGFGSVYKGKLQSGSIVAVKVLATSKANGEDFINEVATIGRIHHMNVVRLIGFCANGSKWALIYDFMPNGSLDKYIFLKRENSVYLSWEMLYKIALGIARGIEYLHRGCDMQILHFDIKPHNILLDEDFTPKVSDFGLAKLYSTDESIVSLTAARGTLGYIAPELFYKNIGGISYKADVYSFGMLLMEMVGRRKNVQAFAEHSSQIYFPSWVHDKYDRGENMEMGDATEDEKKSVKKMVLVALWCIQLKPTDRPSMGKALEMLEGEVELLQMPPKPTLSYEEMSIENQINNPIGVQPISSCNAMDTISLDGR; encoded by the exons ATGATGATGAGAGAAACAAAACTAGTGGCATTAGGCCTTCTACTACTCCATTTCTACTTCTTTTCAATCTGTGCTTCTACCGAAAATCAGGCATGCAACTCTTCTTGTGGAGATATTCCAATCAGGTATCCTTTTCGATTAAAACATGATCCATCCAGTTGTCGTCGCATTCCTGATCCTGGATTTGAATTGGTTTGCGAAAACAACCATACAATCTTATATGGGAAATACTATGTTACCCAGATCAACTACCATAGCCGTACGGTTCGGATAGTGACTCCTGGAGTAAGAAAGGGCCACTGTTTCTCCTATCCTCGCTATTCCTTGAGATATAGTGAAATTTCATGTCCATATGATACGCCTAGAGAATTCAATTCTGTAGTTTTCATGAACTGCACAAGGCCAATCAACGCTCATAACTACATTCAAATCACTCCTTGCGACAGCAACAATGGCAGTTCATTTTCTTCGGAAACATATGCTTATGCACTGGTGGGGGACTCCCTGAAGGTGAGGGACAATATTCAGTATTCATGCACCATTGGGTTGACTGTTATTACTCAAATACGGAAGGGGGTTTCAGAGCCCAGGAATCGTTCAATGTCAAATTTGCAAGAAAATCTGCTTATGGGGCTTGAGCTTTCATATTCGCCCGTCAACTGCAGCGACGCCTCACTCCACGAGCAAGTCGGGCAAAAAATTTTAg GGTTTCTGGTGTTTGCTTATAACATTCTGTTGTATCTTCTGG GGAACTTGTGGAGTTTGTTTGACGGACATG GCCTTTATCACCCCATTATCGAGGCTCCCATAGAAGTCTACTATTCCTACTATCCCTACCGTTCCTACTATTTCGATCCTGATGTTCTAGAGAAAG ggaGATGGATTCTGCACAACATTG AGATAACCATAGGAGGAAGATCTGCATTGGGAATATTGTGTCTCATTGCCTACTTAATCTACAAGTTTCGTCGGAGACACTTATCGTTAGATGATAGTATTGAAGAATTCTTGCAAAAGCACAAAAATCTGCAGCCAATTAGGTACTCGTATTCAGAGATAAAGAAGATGACTGACAATTTCAAGACTTCACTAGGAAAAGGAGGTTTTGGCTCTGTATACAAAGGAAAACTTCAAAGTGGTAGCATTGTAGCTGTAAAAGTGTTAGCCACCTCTAAAGCTAATGGAGAAGATTTCATCAATGAAGTCGCTACTATCGGAAGGATTCATCATATGAATGTGGTTCGACTCATTGGATTTTGTGCAAATGGATCAAAATGGGCTCTTATATATGACTTCATGCCTAACGGGTCCCTTGATAAGTATATCTttcttaaaagagaaaattcagTTTATTTGAGTTGGGAGATGTTGTATAAGATTGCATTAGGCATCGCTAGAGGAATTGAATATTTGCATCGTGGTTGTGACATGCAAATTCTACACTTTGATATCAAGCCACATAACATTCTTCTTGATGAAGACTTTACACCAAAAGTTTCGGACTTTGGCCTTGCAAAATTATATTCAACAGATGAAAGTATTGTGTCTCTCACTGCAGCACGAGGAACATTGGGATATATTGCTCCtgaattgttttataaaaatatcggAGGCATCTCTTATAAAGCTGATGTTTATAGTTTCGGAATGTTGTTAATGGAAATGGTTGGAAGAAGGAAGAATGTTCAAGCATTTGCTGAGCACTCAAgtcaaatatactttccatcATGGGTTCATGATAAATATGATAGAGGAGAAAACATGGAAATGGGAGATGCTACTGAGGATGAAAAGAAATCAGTGAAGAAAATGGTATTAGTTGCACTATGGTGCATACAATTGAAGCCTACAGATCGTCCTTCAATGGGCAAAGCATTAGAGATGCTAGAAGGTGAAGTTGAACTCTTGCAAATGCCTCCCAAACCTACTTTATCCTATGAGGAAATGTCAATCGAGAACCAAATAAACAATCCAATAGGAGTACAACCAATTTCCTCATGTAATGCCATGGATACAATTAGTTTAGATGGAAGGTAA
- the LOC100253816 gene encoding probable LRR receptor-like serine/threonine-protein kinase At1g56130 isoform X1, which produces MMMRETKLVALGLLLLHFYFFSICASTENQACNSSCGDIPIRYPFRLKHDPSSCRRIPDPGFELVCENNHTILYGKYYVTQINYHSRTVRIVTPGVRKGHCFSYPRYSLRYSEISCPYDTPREFNSVVFMNCTRPINAHNYIQITPCDSNNGSSFSSETYAYALVGDSLKVRDNIQYSCTIGLTVITQIRKGVSEPRNRSMSNLQENLLMGLELSYSPVNCSDASLHEQVGQKILGFLVFAYNILLYLLGNLWSLFDGHVKLKRLFHMQGLYHPIIEAPIEVYYSYYPYRSYYFDPDVLEKGRWILHNIEITIGGRSALGILCLIAYLIYKFRRRHLSLDDSIEEFLQKHKNLQPIRYSYSEIKKMTDNFKTSLGKGGFGSVYKGKLQSGSIVAVKVLATSKANGEDFINEVATIGRIHHMNVVRLIGFCANGSKWALIYDFMPNGSLDKYIFLKRENSVYLSWEMLYKIALGIARGIEYLHRGCDMQILHFDIKPHNILLDEDFTPKVSDFGLAKLYSTDESIVSLTAARGTLGYIAPELFYKNIGGISYKADVYSFGMLLMEMVGRRKNVQAFAEHSSQIYFPSWVHDKYDRGENMEMGDATEDEKKSVKKMVLVALWCIQLKPTDRPSMGKALEMLEGEVELLQMPPKPTLSYEEMSIENQINNPIGVQPISSCNAMDTISLDGR; this is translated from the exons ATGATGATGAGAGAAACAAAACTAGTGGCATTAGGCCTTCTACTACTCCATTTCTACTTCTTTTCAATCTGTGCTTCTACCGAAAATCAGGCATGCAACTCTTCTTGTGGAGATATTCCAATCAGGTATCCTTTTCGATTAAAACATGATCCATCCAGTTGTCGTCGCATTCCTGATCCTGGATTTGAATTGGTTTGCGAAAACAACCATACAATCTTATATGGGAAATACTATGTTACCCAGATCAACTACCATAGCCGTACGGTTCGGATAGTGACTCCTGGAGTAAGAAAGGGCCACTGTTTCTCCTATCCTCGCTATTCCTTGAGATATAGTGAAATTTCATGTCCATATGATACGCCTAGAGAATTCAATTCTGTAGTTTTCATGAACTGCACAAGGCCAATCAACGCTCATAACTACATTCAAATCACTCCTTGCGACAGCAACAATGGCAGTTCATTTTCTTCGGAAACATATGCTTATGCACTGGTGGGGGACTCCCTGAAGGTGAGGGACAATATTCAGTATTCATGCACCATTGGGTTGACTGTTATTACTCAAATACGGAAGGGGGTTTCAGAGCCCAGGAATCGTTCAATGTCAAATTTGCAAGAAAATCTGCTTATGGGGCTTGAGCTTTCATATTCGCCCGTCAACTGCAGCGACGCCTCACTCCACGAGCAAGTCGGGCAAAAAATTTTAg GGTTTCTGGTGTTTGCTTATAACATTCTGTTGTATCTTCTGG GGAACTTGTGGAGTTTGTTTGACGGACATG TGAAGTTGAAGAGGCTCTTTCACATGCAAG GCCTTTATCACCCCATTATCGAGGCTCCCATAGAAGTCTACTATTCCTACTATCCCTACCGTTCCTACTATTTCGATCCTGATGTTCTAGAGAAAG ggaGATGGATTCTGCACAACATTG AGATAACCATAGGAGGAAGATCTGCATTGGGAATATTGTGTCTCATTGCCTACTTAATCTACAAGTTTCGTCGGAGACACTTATCGTTAGATGATAGTATTGAAGAATTCTTGCAAAAGCACAAAAATCTGCAGCCAATTAGGTACTCGTATTCAGAGATAAAGAAGATGACTGACAATTTCAAGACTTCACTAGGAAAAGGAGGTTTTGGCTCTGTATACAAAGGAAAACTTCAAAGTGGTAGCATTGTAGCTGTAAAAGTGTTAGCCACCTCTAAAGCTAATGGAGAAGATTTCATCAATGAAGTCGCTACTATCGGAAGGATTCATCATATGAATGTGGTTCGACTCATTGGATTTTGTGCAAATGGATCAAAATGGGCTCTTATATATGACTTCATGCCTAACGGGTCCCTTGATAAGTATATCTttcttaaaagagaaaattcagTTTATTTGAGTTGGGAGATGTTGTATAAGATTGCATTAGGCATCGCTAGAGGAATTGAATATTTGCATCGTGGTTGTGACATGCAAATTCTACACTTTGATATCAAGCCACATAACATTCTTCTTGATGAAGACTTTACACCAAAAGTTTCGGACTTTGGCCTTGCAAAATTATATTCAACAGATGAAAGTATTGTGTCTCTCACTGCAGCACGAGGAACATTGGGATATATTGCTCCtgaattgttttataaaaatatcggAGGCATCTCTTATAAAGCTGATGTTTATAGTTTCGGAATGTTGTTAATGGAAATGGTTGGAAGAAGGAAGAATGTTCAAGCATTTGCTGAGCACTCAAgtcaaatatactttccatcATGGGTTCATGATAAATATGATAGAGGAGAAAACATGGAAATGGGAGATGCTACTGAGGATGAAAAGAAATCAGTGAAGAAAATGGTATTAGTTGCACTATGGTGCATACAATTGAAGCCTACAGATCGTCCTTCAATGGGCAAAGCATTAGAGATGCTAGAAGGTGAAGTTGAACTCTTGCAAATGCCTCCCAAACCTACTTTATCCTATGAGGAAATGTCAATCGAGAACCAAATAAACAATCCAATAGGAGTACAACCAATTTCCTCATGTAATGCCATGGATACAATTAGTTTAGATGGAAGGTAA